The following proteins are co-located in the Carassius carassius chromosome 39, fCarCar2.1, whole genome shotgun sequence genome:
- the LOC132121716 gene encoding pancreatic secretory granule membrane major glycoprotein GP2-like yields the protein MIPYEDDEFTRPFTGRVDAELDQKMNVEVRVEGVDSRQFALVMDTCWATPVNDPDYSLRWDLILTECPNPNDDTVELLQNGVSTSSRFSFRMFIFTANSTKLYLHCAVHLCLLSSNRCSTDCNSEPHWRERRSLDFLDSASISLGPLMLSEGNTEKWIPEQVEVSEASPLCASLMLLLAHLMSSLTLF from the exons ATGATTCCATATGAGGATGATGAGTTTACTCGGCCCTTCACTGGTAGAGTGGATGCAGAGCTGGACCAGAAGATGAATGTGGAAGTTCGTGTCGAGGGGGTTGACAGCCGTCAGTTTGCTCTGGTGATGGACACGTGTTGGGCTACACCTGTGAATGATCCTGATTACAGTCTCCGCTGGGATCTCATCCTCACAGA GTGTCCCAACCCAAATGATGACACAGTGGAGCTGCTGCAGAACGGCGTCTCGACATCCAGCCGTTTCTCCTTCAGGATGTTCATCTTCACTGCAAACTCCACTAAGCTTTACCTGCACTGCGCTGTTCACCTGTGCCTTCTGTCAAGCAATCGCTGCTCAACG GACTGTAACTCTGAACCTCACTGGAGAGAGCGCAGGTCTCTGGACTTCCTTGACAGTGCTTCCATATCCCTGGGtcctctgatgttgtctgaaGGGAACACAG AAAAATGGATCCCAGAGCAAGTGGAGGTATCAGAGGCTTCTCCTCTGTGTGCTTCTCTGATGCTGTTACTTGCTCATCTGATGAGTTCCCTGACCCTATTTTAG